A window of Citrus sinensis cultivar Valencia sweet orange chromosome 7, DVS_A1.0, whole genome shotgun sequence contains these coding sequences:
- the LOC112495978 gene encoding uncharacterized protein LOC112495978 isoform X3 has translation MSKLIDRLADTLGKKTKFLGKSSEKCTDMCSNFGGPPHERKLQQLNSSGGHVKEDPNTNEGILPRHPKDRNELQKQVLLLYLVLLRNLMETEWRSKALEKVVSEPPEELAPECKANVVHLQQDNQTDNDEEDSLQALLRAMMEYRGTMKEHCKAAIDAFAQGDHVRAGKLLEQTRVHWKALPFSDACRIFAFKCPELKKLPLDLERAGQGKILIKGKEDWWKQLQWEDQVTQNALLPFLKQPASD, from the exons TGTACGGATATGTGCTCTAACTTTGGAGGACCTCCACATGAAAGAAAATTGCAACAATTGAATTCTTCCGGAGG TCATGTAAAGGAAGATCCAAATACCAACGAAGGAATATTGCCTAGACACCCGAAAGACAGAAATGAGCTACAGAAGCAAGTTTTACTACTTTATTTAGTGCTCCTGAGAAATCTGATGGAGACCGAATGGAGGTCCAAAGCATTGGAAAAGGTAGTGAGTGAACCGCCGGAGGAGTTGGCACCAGAATGCAAGGCTAATGTGGTGCACTTGCAGCAAGATAACCAAACCG ATAATGATGAAGAGGACAGCTTGCAGGCTCTTCTTAGAGCCATGATGGAATATAGGGGCACAATGAAGGAACATTGCAAAGct GCTATTGATGCATTTGCTCAGGGGGATCATGTTCGAGCAGGAAAACTTCTAGAACAGACAAG GGTCCACTGGAAGGCCTTGCCATTCTCTGATGCATGCAGaatttttgcatttaaatGCCCAGAGCTTAAGAAGCTGCCACTGGATCTTGAAAGGGCAGGCCAAGGTAAAATTCTTATCAAGGGAAAGGAAGATTGGTGGAAACAACTTCAATGGGAGGATCAAGTAACTCAGAATGCATTGCTTCCATTTTTAAAACAACCAGCAAGTGATTGA